A part of Rhodamnia argentea isolate NSW1041297 chromosome 8, ASM2092103v1, whole genome shotgun sequence genomic DNA contains:
- the LOC115735528 gene encoding protein TRAUCO isoform X2, whose amino-acid sequence MNASLATTATDAQPPDSAEQASEPEPPAEAASEDLSSDEPPSDDTFKSRKRMRVDDSYGDGEEVMSPGKQNHLSSLASRAPDQPQAERELLGDDEQSALRESGVSNGEANGFPSGGLKTPGGTGSSAGSGKKSKKKTSNVWVTKTTRKGKKKNKSGGNNSHSVPAEDTVLIAPVPRFPDRNDDALDMKICLSKVYKAEKVELSEDRLTAGSSKGYRMVRATRGVVEGAWYFEIKVERLGETGHTRLGWSTEKGDLQAPVGYDGNSFGYRDIDGSKVHKALREKYGEEGYKEGDIIGFYINLPDGGLYAPKSPQLVWYKGQRYVCMADSKEDPPKVVPGSEICFFRNGVCQGVAFEDLYGGRYFPAASMYTLPNEPNSVVRFNFGPKFESFPSDFGGRPIPKPLIEIPYQGYDSHMDNGASTEQKH is encoded by the exons ATGAACGCTTCTCTCGCCACTACCGCCACCGATGCGCAGCCGCCAGACTCCGCGGAGCAAGCGTCCGAACCCGAGCCTCCCGCCGAGGCTGCGTCGGAGGATTTGTCCTCGGACGAGCCTCCCTCCGACGACACCTTTAAATCTCGGAAGCGAATGAGGGTGGATGATAGCTACGGGGACGGTGAAGAAGTAATGTCTCCCGGGAAACAGAATCATTTGTCGTCGCTCGCGTCTCGTGCACCGGATCAACCACAAGCAGAGCGCGAGCTGTTAGGGGATGATGAGCAATCGGCATTGCGTGAATCAGGTGTTAGTAACGGCGAGGCCAACGGTTTTCCCAGTGGCGGCTTGAAAACTCCAGGCGGGACTGGTTCGAGCGCCGGCAGTGGGAAGAAATCGAAGAAGAAGACCAGCAATGTGTGGGTAACCAAAACTACTcggaaagggaagaagaagaacaagagcgGCGGCAATAATAGCCACAGTGTGCCTGCTGAGGACACCGTATTGATAGCTCCTGTCCCTCGGTTTCCGGACAGAAATGACGATGCGCTGGACATGAAAATATGCTTGTCAAAGGTTTATAAAGCCGAGAAAGTAGAATTAAGCGAGGATAGATTGACTGCGGGCAGTTCCAAGGGGTATAGAATGGTGAGAGCCACAAGAGGAGTGGTTGAAGGAGCTTGGTACTTTGAGATAAAGGTGGAGAGATTGGGGGAGACAGGGCATACCAGGTTAGGATGGTCCACGGAGAAGGGGGACTTGCAGGCTCCAGTTGGGTATGATGGGAACAGTTTTGGATATAGAGATATTGATGGGAGTAAGGTGCATAAGGCACTGAGAGAGAAATATGGGGAGGAAGGGTATAAAGAAGGTGATATCATTGGATTTTACATAAATTTGCCTGACGGGGGATTATATGCACCGAAGTCGCCACAATTGGTTTGGTACAAGGGTCAGAGATACGTTTGCATGGCCGATTCAAAAGAAGATCCCCCAAAAGTTGTACCTG GAAGTGAGATTTGTTTTTTCAGAAATGGAGTTTGTCAAGGGGTTGCTTTTGAAGATCTGTATGGAGGTCGGTACTTCCCGGCTGCTTCAATGTATACTCTTCCAAATGAACCAAACTCTGTCGTCAGGTTCAACTTTGGTCCCAAGTTTGAAAGCTTTCCAAGTGACTTTGGAGGACGTCCAATTCCGAAGCCTTTGATCGAAATTCCTTATCAAGGGTATGACAGCCACATGGATAATGGTGCCTCCACTGAGCAAAAGCACTGA
- the LOC115735528 gene encoding protein TRAUCO isoform X1, whose protein sequence is MDSPIDTYREENAEEEEEDDGESMNASLATTATDAQPPDSAEQASEPEPPAEAASEDLSSDEPPSDDTFKSRKRMRVDDSYGDGEEVMSPGKQNHLSSLASRAPDQPQAERELLGDDEQSALRESGVSNGEANGFPSGGLKTPGGTGSSAGSGKKSKKKTSNVWVTKTTRKGKKKNKSGGNNSHSVPAEDTVLIAPVPRFPDRNDDALDMKICLSKVYKAEKVELSEDRLTAGSSKGYRMVRATRGVVEGAWYFEIKVERLGETGHTRLGWSTEKGDLQAPVGYDGNSFGYRDIDGSKVHKALREKYGEEGYKEGDIIGFYINLPDGGLYAPKSPQLVWYKGQRYVCMADSKEDPPKVVPGSEICFFRNGVCQGVAFEDLYGGRYFPAASMYTLPNEPNSVVRFNFGPKFESFPSDFGGRPIPKPLIEIPYQGYDSHMDNGASTEQKH, encoded by the exons ATGGACTCTCCAATAGATACCTACCGAGAGGAAAacgcggaagaagaagaagaagatgacggaGAATCGATGAACGCTTCTCTCGCCACTACCGCCACCGATGCGCAGCCGCCAGACTCCGCGGAGCAAGCGTCCGAACCCGAGCCTCCCGCCGAGGCTGCGTCGGAGGATTTGTCCTCGGACGAGCCTCCCTCCGACGACACCTTTAAATCTCGGAAGCGAATGAGGGTGGATGATAGCTACGGGGACGGTGAAGAAGTAATGTCTCCCGGGAAACAGAATCATTTGTCGTCGCTCGCGTCTCGTGCACCGGATCAACCACAAGCAGAGCGCGAGCTGTTAGGGGATGATGAGCAATCGGCATTGCGTGAATCAGGTGTTAGTAACGGCGAGGCCAACGGTTTTCCCAGTGGCGGCTTGAAAACTCCAGGCGGGACTGGTTCGAGCGCCGGCAGTGGGAAGAAATCGAAGAAGAAGACCAGCAATGTGTGGGTAACCAAAACTACTcggaaagggaagaagaagaacaagagcgGCGGCAATAATAGCCACAGTGTGCCTGCTGAGGACACCGTATTGATAGCTCCTGTCCCTCGGTTTCCGGACAGAAATGACGATGCGCTGGACATGAAAATATGCTTGTCAAAGGTTTATAAAGCCGAGAAAGTAGAATTAAGCGAGGATAGATTGACTGCGGGCAGTTCCAAGGGGTATAGAATGGTGAGAGCCACAAGAGGAGTGGTTGAAGGAGCTTGGTACTTTGAGATAAAGGTGGAGAGATTGGGGGAGACAGGGCATACCAGGTTAGGATGGTCCACGGAGAAGGGGGACTTGCAGGCTCCAGTTGGGTATGATGGGAACAGTTTTGGATATAGAGATATTGATGGGAGTAAGGTGCATAAGGCACTGAGAGAGAAATATGGGGAGGAAGGGTATAAAGAAGGTGATATCATTGGATTTTACATAAATTTGCCTGACGGGGGATTATATGCACCGAAGTCGCCACAATTGGTTTGGTACAAGGGTCAGAGATACGTTTGCATGGCCGATTCAAAAGAAGATCCCCCAAAAGTTGTACCTG GAAGTGAGATTTGTTTTTTCAGAAATGGAGTTTGTCAAGGGGTTGCTTTTGAAGATCTGTATGGAGGTCGGTACTTCCCGGCTGCTTCAATGTATACTCTTCCAAATGAACCAAACTCTGTCGTCAGGTTCAACTTTGGTCCCAAGTTTGAAAGCTTTCCAAGTGACTTTGGAGGACGTCCAATTCCGAAGCCTTTGATCGAAATTCCTTATCAAGGGTATGACAGCCACATGGATAATGGTGCCTCCACTGAGCAAAAGCACTGA